In a single window of the Desulfovibrio mangrovi genome:
- a CDS encoding ribonucleoside triphosphate reductase: MPKQILKRDGCLETWSIDRISQAILKALKASGIKDPLLARRMARKVEQKLADTEIAPQEQVQDMVEQVLMESRLYHVAKRYIIYREQRRQLREQTAAYLDIKETINNYLDKADWRVNENANMTHSFQGLMLHLSGTLQAKYALEKYPVEIRQAHEHGYFHIHDLSFGLAGYCAGWSLRDLLLEGFNLEGRASAGPAKHMDTALGQMINFLGTLQNEWAGAQAFNNVDTYLAPFVRNDGLNYKQVRQAIQKFIFNLNTTSRWGGQSPFTNLTLDLVAPKHIANEPVIIAGKYQDSTYGEYGEEMAMINKAFLEVMLAGDHDGRIFSFPIPTYNVTKDFPWESEIGDLLMQLTAKYGVPYFQNFINSDLNPEDVRSMCCRLQMDLRELRKKTGGLFGAGDLTGSIGVVTLNLPKLAYLSEGEEDFLDLITEYAELAKESLEFKRKLIQENLDRGMFPWSARYLKNGFRAHFSTIGLVGGHEACLNLLGKGIETESGIRLMQRMLNHLRDLTSRYQEETGNLYNLEATPAEGTSYRLARIDKKLYEDIKASGNGTPYYTNSTSLPVGNTNDVFAALEHQDKLQPLYTGGTVFHTYLGEAVADHKALKKFIVKAFSKTKMPYISITPTFSICKDHGYLQGEQEKCPTCGSEAEVYTRIVGYYRPVSQWNKGKQMEYDDRVCYNGM; encoded by the coding sequence ATGCCGAAACAGATTTTGAAACGGGACGGGTGTCTGGAAACCTGGTCCATCGACCGGATTTCGCAAGCCATTCTGAAAGCCCTGAAGGCCAGCGGCATTAAGGATCCGCTTCTTGCCCGCCGTATGGCGCGCAAAGTGGAACAGAAGCTTGCCGACACGGAAATAGCACCGCAGGAACAGGTGCAGGATATGGTAGAGCAGGTGCTCATGGAGTCCCGCCTCTACCATGTGGCCAAGCGCTATATCATCTACCGCGAACAGCGCCGTCAGTTGCGTGAACAGACCGCGGCCTATCTGGACATCAAGGAAACCATCAACAACTACCTGGACAAGGCGGACTGGCGCGTTAACGAGAACGCGAACATGACGCATTCCTTCCAGGGCTTGATGCTTCACCTTTCCGGCACCCTGCAGGCCAAGTACGCGCTGGAAAAGTATCCTGTGGAAATCAGGCAGGCGCATGAGCACGGCTACTTCCATATTCACGATCTTTCCTTCGGTCTGGCAGGCTACTGCGCGGGCTGGAGTCTGCGCGACCTGTTGCTGGAAGGCTTCAATCTCGAAGGCCGCGCCAGTGCCGGTCCCGCCAAGCATATGGATACCGCGCTGGGGCAGATGATCAACTTCCTCGGCACGCTGCAGAACGAATGGGCGGGCGCGCAGGCGTTCAACAACGTGGACACCTATCTTGCTCCCTTCGTGCGCAACGACGGCCTCAACTACAAGCAGGTGCGTCAGGCCATCCAGAAGTTCATCTTCAATCTGAACACCACGTCGCGCTGGGGCGGGCAGAGCCCGTTCACCAACCTGACGCTGGACCTCGTGGCCCCCAAGCACATTGCCAACGAGCCCGTCATCATCGCCGGCAAGTATCAGGATTCCACGTACGGCGAGTACGGCGAGGAAATGGCCATGATCAACAAGGCCTTCCTTGAAGTCATGCTGGCGGGCGACCATGACGGCCGTATCTTCTCCTTCCCCATCCCCACGTACAACGTAACCAAGGATTTTCCGTGGGAATCGGAGATTGGCGACCTGCTCATGCAGCTTACGGCAAAGTACGGGGTTCCCTACTTCCAGAATTTCATCAATTCCGATCTCAATCCCGAAGACGTGCGCTCCATGTGCTGCCGTCTGCAGATGGACCTTCGCGAACTGCGCAAGAAGACCGGCGGTCTGTTCGGCGCGGGCGACCTGACCGGTTCCATCGGCGTGGTTACTCTGAACCTGCCCAAGCTGGCCTATCTTTCCGAAGGGGAAGAGGACTTCCTTGATCTGATTACCGAGTATGCGGAGCTGGCCAAGGAATCGCTGGAGTTCAAGCGCAAGCTGATTCAGGAGAACCTCGACCGCGGTATGTTCCCGTGGTCCGCACGGTACCTGAAGAACGGCTTCCGCGCTCACTTCTCCACCATCGGGCTCGTGGGTGGGCATGAAGCCTGTCTGAACCTGCTGGGCAAGGGTATTGAGACCGAGTCGGGCATCCGCCTCATGCAGCGCATGCTGAATCATCTGCGCGACCTGACCTCCCGTTATCAGGAAGAGACCGGCAACCTTTACAACCTTGAAGCCACGCCTGCGGAAGGCACCAGCTACCGCCTTGCCCGCATTGACAAGAAGCTCTACGAGGACATCAAGGCTTCCGGTAACGGCACGCCGTACTACACCAACTCCACCTCGCTGCCCGTGGGCAACACCAACGACGTGTTCGCCGCGCTGGAGCATCAGGACAAGCTGCAGCCGCTCTACACCGGCGGCACCGTGTTCCATACCTACCTCGGCGAAGCCGTGGCGGACCACAAGGCGCTGAAGAAGTTCATCGTAAAGGCCTTCTCCAAGACCAAGATGCCCTACATCTCCATCACGCCCACCTTCTCCATCTGCAAGGACCACGGGTACCTGCAGGGCGAACAGGAAAAGTGCCCCACCTGCGGCAGCGAAGCGGAAGTGTACACCCGCATCGTGGGCTACTACCGCCCTGTTTCCCAGTGGAATAAGGGCAAGCAGATGGAATACGACGACCGCGTTTGCTACAACGGCATGTAG
- a CDS encoding anaerobic ribonucleoside-triphosphate reductase activating protein, which yields MSVSAWDNIFGFERVSLCDWPGMNSSVIFLGGCNMRCPTCHNYMLAWHSESMPLYPRNEIEGYLKARQRWIDGVVITGGEATTVAGLDDLIRDMHALNMPVKLDTNGMHPEVVESLLAQNLVDLFAVDVKGPYRKYPQLTGGTTQPDEAKRNLEAIFAMAKKHPQAFLFRLTRVPILTDEDVEEARSYVPEGFTLKLQSYVPPRRSHAETDFETGRVSGNLVHRPDFASHSESPEGQRH from the coding sequence GTGTCGGTATCTGCGTGGGATAACATCTTCGGCTTTGAACGAGTGAGTCTGTGTGACTGGCCCGGCATGAATTCCAGTGTGATTTTCCTCGGCGGCTGCAACATGCGCTGCCCCACCTGCCACAACTACATGCTTGCCTGGCATTCCGAATCCATGCCCCTGTATCCCCGCAATGAGATAGAGGGGTATCTCAAAGCCCGTCAGCGCTGGATTGACGGCGTGGTCATCACCGGCGGGGAGGCAACCACCGTTGCCGGACTGGATGATCTTATCCGCGACATGCACGCCCTGAACATGCCCGTTAAGCTCGATACCAACGGCATGCACCCCGAGGTGGTAGAGTCGCTGCTCGCACAGAATCTTGTGGACCTCTTTGCTGTGGACGTGAAGGGGCCGTATCGCAAATATCCCCAGCTCACCGGCGGCACCACGCAGCCGGATGAGGCCAAGCGCAATCTGGAAGCGATCTTTGCCATGGCGAAGAAGCATCCGCAGGCGTTTCTGTTCCGTCTCACCCGTGTTCCCATTCTGACGGACGAGGATGTGGAGGAGGCGAGGAGCTACGTTCCCGAAGGGTTTACTTTGAAGTTGCAGAGCTACGTACCACCGAGGAGATCCCATGCCGAAACAGATTTTGAAACGGGACGGGTGTCTGGAAACCTGGTCCATCGACCGGATTTCGCAAGCCATTCTGAAAGCCCTGAAGGCCAGCGGCATTAA
- a CDS encoding glycosyltransferase family 1 protein: MRTFIFLPPLKGMTGGVAVLHQVAQHLHSGGFTVSVVPREAGTPLPEGVPVCPWQDLALTPDDLWLVPEGWVNALMPGLQAKARNVVYVQNWSYLLSALPEGVHWPQLDVSFLNVSEPVAWFTQQVTGRQGPILRPGINTALFHPASDAPASASVPVIAWMPRKNKALAVRIRETFEARRALLGKQPARWVEIHGMSPQQVAEALRSAHIFLATGFPEGCPLPPLEALASGCIVTGFSGMGGWDYMRQAMPPELGGHAPWWPQREVPWQGNSLIVADADVAAAANGLELTAGWLESGAPELMALRQNSAATVAAYTVEKQREAVLGLWREAENKKIF, encoded by the coding sequence ATGCGCACATTCATCTTTCTGCCCCCGCTCAAAGGCATGACAGGCGGTGTGGCCGTGCTGCATCAGGTTGCGCAGCACCTGCATTCCGGCGGCTTCACCGTGAGCGTTGTCCCCAGAGAAGCAGGCACCCCGCTGCCGGAAGGTGTTCCGGTCTGCCCATGGCAGGACCTTGCGCTCACTCCCGACGACCTCTGGCTGGTGCCGGAAGGCTGGGTCAACGCGCTCATGCCGGGCCTGCAGGCAAAGGCCCGCAACGTGGTGTATGTGCAAAACTGGTCGTACCTGCTCTCCGCACTGCCGGAAGGCGTGCACTGGCCGCAGCTGGACGTCTCCTTCCTGAATGTTTCCGAACCGGTTGCGTGGTTCACGCAGCAGGTCACGGGCCGTCAGGGCCCCATTCTGCGACCGGGAATTAATACCGCACTGTTCCATCCGGCCAGTGATGCCCCTGCCTCCGCCTCAGTTCCGGTCATTGCGTGGATGCCCCGCAAGAACAAGGCGCTGGCCGTGCGCATCCGCGAGACTTTCGAGGCCCGCCGCGCTCTGCTCGGCAAGCAGCCCGCCCGCTGGGTGGAAATTCATGGCATGTCGCCGCAACAGGTTGCCGAAGCCCTGCGCAGTGCCCATATTTTTCTTGCGACCGGCTTTCCGGAAGGCTGCCCCCTGCCCCCGCTGGAAGCGCTTGCCTCAGGCTGTATCGTGACGGGCTTCTCCGGCATGGGCGGCTGGGACTACATGCGGCAGGCCATGCCCCCCGAACTGGGCGGCCATGCCCCATGGTGGCCCCAGCGTGAGGTTCCGTGGCAGGGCAATTCGCTGATCGTGGCCGATGCCGATGTGGCCGCCGCAGCCAACGGACTGGAGCTTACCGCCGGATGGCTGGAAAGCGGAGCGCCGGAGCTGATGGCGTTACGGCAGAACAGCGCCGCCACGGTGGCGGCGTATACTGTGGAAAAGCAGCGCGAGGCTGTACTGGGATTGTGGCGGGAGGCGGAGAATAAAAAGATCTTTTAG
- a CDS encoding TatD family hydrolase → MSKKKNTLPAPEPESLNLPRTGVESHAHLDLSAFAEDLPQVLERARRSGVRHMGNVFLGPEPYLANRDLFADSDDVFFLLGLHPCDADKCTPDAVAAMKEAFLNDPRLKAVGEIGLDYYWDDHPRELQQHAFCMQLAMARELDRPIVIHSRDSNDDVLRILEERGFKDYPVLWHCFGADMALAERIVANGWHISIPGPVSYPKNVELREALSVIPEDRIMLETDCPYLSPQQYRGKRNEPAYLVFTAEAVARELEMPVEELWTRCGDNAIRFFGLE, encoded by the coding sequence ATGTCCAAAAAGAAAAACACACTCCCCGCTCCAGAACCCGAATCCCTGAACCTGCCGCGCACTGGCGTGGAATCCCACGCCCATCTCGACCTTTCCGCCTTTGCCGAAGACCTGCCGCAGGTGCTGGAGCGCGCCCGCAGATCCGGCGTGCGCCACATGGGCAACGTGTTCCTCGGACCGGAACCATATCTCGCCAACCGCGACCTCTTTGCAGACAGTGACGATGTCTTCTTCCTGCTCGGCCTGCACCCCTGCGATGCGGACAAGTGCACACCCGACGCCGTTGCCGCCATGAAGGAAGCCTTTCTGAACGATCCGCGCCTCAAGGCCGTGGGCGAAATCGGCCTCGACTACTACTGGGACGACCATCCGCGCGAACTCCAGCAGCATGCCTTCTGCATGCAGCTGGCCATGGCCCGCGAGCTGGACCGCCCCATCGTCATCCACTCCAGAGACTCCAATGACGATGTCCTGCGCATTCTGGAAGAGCGCGGCTTCAAGGATTATCCCGTGCTCTGGCATTGCTTCGGCGCAGACATGGCCCTTGCCGAACGCATTGTCGCCAACGGTTGGCACATCTCCATTCCCGGTCCCGTGAGCTATCCCAAGAATGTGGAACTGCGCGAGGCGCTTTCCGTCATCCCCGAAGACCGCATCATGCTGGAAACGGACTGTCCCTACCTTTCGCCCCAGCAGTACCGCGGCAAGCGCAACGAACCAGCCTATCTGGTCTTCACCGCAGAAGCCGTGGCCAGGGAACTGGAAATGCCTGTTGAAGAACTCTGGACCCGCTGCGGCGATAACGCCATCCGCTTCTTCGGTCTGGAATAG
- a CDS encoding DUF309 domain-containing protein yields the protein MTDHPANKTFRLPALSDGEREALLETGICLCNQGRWLESHEAFEMLWRTEAAPHRDVYKAMVQIVAALHHAKLGNFRGANRLFGRAWELLAPHVAVDCSPAGIDLSAVAQWLRPVVQNRKEHPSGMDFTTFYDTVPLTLARCPL from the coding sequence ATGACCGACCACCCCGCAAACAAAACCTTTCGCCTCCCCGCACTATCCGACGGGGAGCGGGAGGCATTGCTCGAAACGGGCATCTGCCTGTGCAATCAGGGCAGATGGCTGGAAAGTCACGAAGCCTTCGAGATGCTCTGGCGAACGGAAGCAGCGCCCCACCGCGATGTGTACAAGGCCATGGTACAGATCGTAGCCGCCCTGCACCATGCGAAGCTGGGAAACTTCCGAGGCGCCAACCGTCTTTTTGGCAGGGCGTGGGAGTTACTGGCCCCCCATGTCGCAGTGGACTGCTCCCCTGCGGGAATTGATCTCTCAGCCGTGGCACAATGGCTGCGCCCCGTAGTGCAAAACCGCAAGGAACACCCTTCAGGGATGGATTTCACAACTTTTTATGATACAGTGCCCTTAACGCTTGCCCGCTGTCCGTTGTAG
- a CDS encoding response regulator, with product MKRIFIAEDDIVTRTLISEQVKSFGYTVTAFEDGISVFEALSNNPDSADLLITDVRMPGMDGIELIAKLRKLDKFAKFPIIIMSGVVGVKDISDLLKNGASRFLAKPIDPLDLNENISKALSVPHYC from the coding sequence ATGAAAAGAATATTCATCGCAGAAGACGATATCGTCACGCGCACACTCATATCTGAACAGGTAAAATCCTTCGGATACACGGTCACGGCATTCGAGGACGGCATCTCGGTTTTCGAGGCGCTCAGCAACAACCCGGACAGCGCAGACCTGCTCATCACGGACGTACGCATGCCCGGCATGGACGGCATCGAACTCATCGCCAAACTGCGCAAGCTGGACAAGTTTGCCAAATTCCCCATCATCATCATGTCCGGCGTGGTCGGTGTGAAGGATATCTCGGACCTGCTCAAGAACGGCGCAAGCCGGTTCCTTGCCAAGCCCATTGATCCTCTGGACCTGAACGAGAACATCAGCAAGGCACTTTCCGTGCCCCACTACTGCTGA